One Ostrea edulis chromosome 2, xbOstEdul1.1, whole genome shotgun sequence genomic region harbors:
- the LOC125679204 gene encoding next to BRCA1 gene 1 protein-like isoform X5 — protein MAGIILINISYEGDNEVSEIYKLHRQTRWVDLEAMLKAQFDCENMGVYYVDSEGDYIALSSQVELEEAFKVADQCHSTLYMRVRNFGSSPPRQRVETDATPINDDTELKLASVIPETLQQQDDKPEVLLQADEQLPKIQITVKTSEEKANSRQEKRDKPDDVDSQSEATPLFSVKKSKKRHSRDSDRKKSGHRHKEDSQSERKTEEAIPFPAFIKYMKELKKELHSEIVKDVTRKTVKHVLRGLDGAVLQSYKGGEATESQPKGATASSHQGVQEEADTSNSHPVYYHCGVECDNCNKVIVGARYKCCNCVDYDLCEECENISGVHDHTHVFIKLRRPIKFRQRGPLMKQILYKMYRPPSSAEESTEKEEMEETVRSGKEGKILAKIEKDVVKDMKAHFMGDLTIPDGTKIQPGTKFVKTWKIRNSGNIQWRRTTKLHNISGNLPTAYSDVDIPLLKPGETADISVTFFAPEEPGKYQSHWKMQDSGYQFGHRVWCLVQVEPKLVLEPTKSEDSLKIIDEETKEEKKEEVPASLTNHADEDLTEPQETNETEFLIERSPIQLERKPDNQPCETITNETVQKLEQELTTAAAAMAQLQLDAQQKPAVSEETGQDLMSFEMLDMSRGSNKMSQTATPNNTPLVVSPPKSPLPEEGSLSRTSSVELLNPEHFSDKTEVIDNEFVENYMNSLPVPQPAEFQYTSEEDESLSEDDDFLIVPMPACFDFSKPVVKPQVSESSSDNETMDNYHRTLDDNHNNIVVMSTPPLDPLVPSPAVPAVEENLSPKIPENLTAPAQGEFQEEVRTERDIGASGNLDVPSTNTETGEVSATNTTVIEHVIETGDITATPIMGQSSETGEATNTRLEEQVSSSQDTTEVKEALPQEDVCTGGAHHGDQDKGDKAAGHEMPVAGEMVNQMVSTAVNAANRAAANAYTTCKEVFYTWQARTYQNGTSQERKEYKPPKASWKPKAEKWRPKEERWEPKATDSGPMKKLMEMGFCNRQRNQELLNKHNSDLDKVLFELLNHSDNDWMHNRH, from the exons ATGGCAGGAATAATATTGATAAACATAAGTTATGAAGGAGATAATGAAGTCTCGGAAATTTATAAACTTCATCGCCAGACACGATGGGTAGACTTGGAGGCTATG TTGAAAGCCCAGTTTGACTGTGAAAATATGGGAGTGTATTATGTTGATTCTGAGGGAGACTAT ATTGCATTGAGTAGCCAGGTAGAGTTAGAAGAGGCTTTCAAG GTAGCAGACCAGTGTCATAGCACTCTTTACATGCGAGTGAGAAACTTTGGATCCTCTCCCCCCAGACAAAGAGTAGAGACAGATGCCACACCCATCAATGATGACACAGAATTAAAATTGGCCTCAGTTATCCCAGAAACCCTTCAACAACAAGATGACAAACCAGAGGTCTTGTTACAAGCAGATGAGCAACTCCCCAAAATCCAAATCACAGTTAAAACTAGTGAAGAAAAAGCAAACTCCAG ACAAGAGAAGAGAGACAAGCCAGATGATGTGGACAGTCAGTCTGAAGCTACGCCTCTGttt TCAGTGAAGAAGTCAAAGAAGAGGCACTCTCGAGATTCTGACAGGAAAAAGAGTGGCCATCGTCACAAAGAGGATTCACAGAGCGAACGCAAAACAGAGGAAGCTATTCCATTCCCAGCCTTCATCAAATACATGAAAGAG CTGAAGAAGGAGTTACATTCAGAAATTGTTAAGGATGTGACAAGAAAGACTGTTAAACATGTGCTTCGTGGTTTGGATGGAGCTGTACTACAGAGCTACAAAGGGGGAGAGGCTACAGAAAGTCAGCCCAAGGGGGCCACAGCCTCATCTCACCAGGGAGTTCAGGAGGAGGCCGACACCAGCAACAGCCATC CTGTGTACTACCACTGTGGGGTTGAATGTGACAACTGCAATAAAGTGATTGTGGGAGCCCGATACAAATGTTG TAACTGTGTGGACTACGATCTATGTGAAGAATGTGAGAACATTAGTGGAGTCCATGATCACACTCATGTCTTCATCAAACTCCGCCGACCAATCAAATTCCGACAGAGGGGTCCGTTAATGAAACAGattttgtacaaaatgtacAGGCCGCCATCATCAGCTGAGGAGAGCACAGAGAAGGAAGAAATGGAGGAAACAGTGAGGAGTGGAAAAGAGGGCAAAATTCTGGCCAAGATCGAGAA GGATGTTGTGAAAGATATGAAGGCACATTTTATGGGAGACTTGACCATCCCTGATGGAACTAAAATACAACCCGGGACCAAGTTTGTCAAGACCTGGAAAATCCGCAATTCTGGAAACATCCAGTGGAGAAGGACCACCAAG CTCCACAACATCTCTGGAAATCTGCCCACGGCATACTCTGATGTCGATATACCCCTCCTGAAACCAGGGGAGACGGCTGACATCTCTGTCACATTCTTTGCTCCGGAGGAACCGG GAAAGTATCAGAGCCACTGGAAGATGCAGGATTCTGGTTACCAGTTTGGGCACCGAGTCTGGTGTCTGGTACAAGTAGAACCCAAACTGGTTCTGGAGCCAACCAAGTCTGAAGATTCACTAAAAATTATTGATGAAGAGACCAAGGAAGAAAAGAAG GAAGAAGTACCTGCAAGTCTGACAAATCATGCAGATGAAGACTTGACTGAACCCCAAGAAACAAATGAAACAGAGTTCCTGATTGAGAGAAGTCCTATCCAGTTGGAGCGGAAACCAGACAACCAGCCTTGTGAGACCATCACCAATGAGACTGTCCAGAAGCTGGAACAGGAATTGACCACAGCCGCTGCTGCGATGGCTCAGTTACAACTCGATGCCCAGCAGAAGCCTGCTGTGTCTGAGGAGACTGGTCAGGACCTGATGTCATTTGAAATGCTGGATATGTCTAGGGGATCTAACAAGATGTCACAGACTGCCACACCCAACAACACTCCCTTAG TTGTGTCACCTCCCAAGTCACCATTGCCAGAGGAAGGCAGTTTGTCCCGGACAAGCAGTGTGGAGCTTTTGAACCCTGAACACTTCTCGGACAAAACAGAGGTCATTGACAATGAGTTTGTGGAGAATTATATGAACAGTCTGCCCGTTCCTCAACCAG CGGAATTCCAATACACCTCTGAGGAGGATGAGAGTCTCAGTGAAGATGATGATTTTCTCATTGTACCCATGCCGGCATGTTTTGACTTCAGTAAGCCAGTTGTTAAACCACAGGTGTCGGAGAGTTCCTCAGACAATGAAACAATGGACAACTATCACAGAACACTGGACGACAACCATAACAACATCGTTGTCA TGTCTACACCCCCACTGGATCCGCTTGTCCCTTCACCAGCCGTTCCTGCAGTGGAAGAAAATCTCAGTCCGAAGATCCCTGAGAACCTCACAGCTCCTGCCCAGGGAGAATTCCAAGAGGAAGTCAGAACTGAGAGGGACATTGGCGCTTCAG GTAATCTTGATGTTCCTTCAACTAATACAGAAACAGGGGAAGTTAGTGCTACTAATACGACAGTTATTGAGCATGTGATCGAGACAGGAGATATCACTGCTACCCCAATCATGGGGCAATCTAGTGAGACAGGAGAGGCGACCAACACCAGGCTAGAGGAGCAGGTCTCCTCCTCTCAAGACACTACAGAGGTCAAAGAGGCCCTTCCACAGGAGGATGTGTGCACAGGGGGTGCTCACCATGGAGATCAGGACAAAGGAGATAAAGCTGCAGGCCATGAAAT GCCTGTTGCTGGTGAAATGGTGAATCAGATGGTAAGCACTGCCGTTAATGCAGCCAATCGTGCTGCTGCCAATGCCTACACTACTTGTAAAGAGGTCTTCTACACATGGCAGGCAAGAACTTATCAG AATGGTACTTCCCAGGAAAGGAAAGAGTACAAACCACCTAAGGCATCCTGGAAACCGAAAGCTGAAAAGTGGAGACCAAAGGAGGAAAGATGGGAGCCTAAGGCCACAGACTCGGGACCGATGAAGAAACTCATGGAGATGGGCTTCTGTAATCGACAGAGAAACCAGGAACTGCTCAACAAACACAACTCCGACTTGGACAAGGTTCTGTTTGAGCTTCTTAATCACTCGGACAATGATTGGATGCATAACAGGCACTGA
- the LOC125679204 gene encoding next to BRCA1 gene 1 protein-like isoform X2, whose product MAGIILINISYEGDNEVSEIYKLHRQTRWVDLEAMLKAQFDCENMGVYYVDSEGDYIALSSQVELEEAFKVADQCHSTLYMRVRNFGSSPPRQRVETDATPINDDTELKLASVIPETLQQQDDKPEVLLQADEQLPKIQITVKTSEEKANSRQEKRDKPDDVDSQSEATPLFSVKKSKKRHSRDSDRKKSGHRHKEDSQSERKTEEAIPFPAFIKYMKELKKELHSEIVKDVTRKTVKHVLRGLDGAVLQSYKGGEATESQPKGATASSHQGVQEEADTSNSHPVYYHCGVECDNCNKVIVGARYKCCNCVDYDLCEECENISGVHDHTHVFIKLRRPIKFRQRGPLMKQILYKMYRPPSSAEESTEKEEMEETVRSGKEGKILAKIEKVQAKATMKQEKLKQKQEKAIEKLKMKLDVVKDMKAHFMGDLTIPDGTKIQPGTKFVKTWKIRNSGNIQWRRTTKLHNISGNLPTAYSDVDIPLLKPGETADISVTFFAPEEPGKYQSHWKMQDSGYQFGHRVWCLVQVEPKLVLEPTKSEDSLKIIDEETKEEKKEEVPASLTNHADEDLTEPQETNETEFLIERSPIQLERKPDNQPCETITNETVQKLEQELTTAAAAMAQLQLDAQQKPAVSEETGQDLMSFEMLDMSRGSNKMSQTATPNNTPLVVSPPKSPLPEEGSLSRTSSVELLNPEHFSDKTEVIDNEFVENYMNSLPVPQPAEFQYTSEEDESLSEDDDFLIVPMPACFDFSKPVVKPQVSESSSDNETMDNYHRTLDDNHNNIVVMSTPPLDPLVPSPAVPAVEENLSPKIPENLTAPAQGEFQEEVRTERDIGASGNLDVPSTNTETGEVSATNTTVIEHVIETGDITATPIMGQSSETGEATNTRLEEQVSSSQDTTEVKEALPQEDVCTGGAHHGDQDKGDKAAGHEMPVAGEMVNQMVSTAVNAANRAAANAYTTCKEVFYTWQARTYQNGTSQERKEYKPPKASWKPKAEKWRPKEERWEPKATDSGPMKKLMEMGFCNRQRNQELLNKHNSDLDKVLFELLNHSDNDWMHNRH is encoded by the exons ATGGCAGGAATAATATTGATAAACATAAGTTATGAAGGAGATAATGAAGTCTCGGAAATTTATAAACTTCATCGCCAGACACGATGGGTAGACTTGGAGGCTATG TTGAAAGCCCAGTTTGACTGTGAAAATATGGGAGTGTATTATGTTGATTCTGAGGGAGACTAT ATTGCATTGAGTAGCCAGGTAGAGTTAGAAGAGGCTTTCAAG GTAGCAGACCAGTGTCATAGCACTCTTTACATGCGAGTGAGAAACTTTGGATCCTCTCCCCCCAGACAAAGAGTAGAGACAGATGCCACACCCATCAATGATGACACAGAATTAAAATTGGCCTCAGTTATCCCAGAAACCCTTCAACAACAAGATGACAAACCAGAGGTCTTGTTACAAGCAGATGAGCAACTCCCCAAAATCCAAATCACAGTTAAAACTAGTGAAGAAAAAGCAAACTCCAG ACAAGAGAAGAGAGACAAGCCAGATGATGTGGACAGTCAGTCTGAAGCTACGCCTCTGttt TCAGTGAAGAAGTCAAAGAAGAGGCACTCTCGAGATTCTGACAGGAAAAAGAGTGGCCATCGTCACAAAGAGGATTCACAGAGCGAACGCAAAACAGAGGAAGCTATTCCATTCCCAGCCTTCATCAAATACATGAAAGAG CTGAAGAAGGAGTTACATTCAGAAATTGTTAAGGATGTGACAAGAAAGACTGTTAAACATGTGCTTCGTGGTTTGGATGGAGCTGTACTACAGAGCTACAAAGGGGGAGAGGCTACAGAAAGTCAGCCCAAGGGGGCCACAGCCTCATCTCACCAGGGAGTTCAGGAGGAGGCCGACACCAGCAACAGCCATC CTGTGTACTACCACTGTGGGGTTGAATGTGACAACTGCAATAAAGTGATTGTGGGAGCCCGATACAAATGTTG TAACTGTGTGGACTACGATCTATGTGAAGAATGTGAGAACATTAGTGGAGTCCATGATCACACTCATGTCTTCATCAAACTCCGCCGACCAATCAAATTCCGACAGAGGGGTCCGTTAATGAAACAGattttgtacaaaatgtacAGGCCGCCATCATCAGCTGAGGAGAGCACAGAGAAGGAAGAAATGGAGGAAACAGTGAGGAGTGGAAAAGAGGGCAAAATTCTGGCCAAGATCGAGAA AGTACAAGCAAAAGCCACAATGAAgcaagaaaaactaaaacaAAAGCAAGAGAAGGCAatagaaaagttgaaaatgaaatt GGATGTTGTGAAAGATATGAAGGCACATTTTATGGGAGACTTGACCATCCCTGATGGAACTAAAATACAACCCGGGACCAAGTTTGTCAAGACCTGGAAAATCCGCAATTCTGGAAACATCCAGTGGAGAAGGACCACCAAG CTCCACAACATCTCTGGAAATCTGCCCACGGCATACTCTGATGTCGATATACCCCTCCTGAAACCAGGGGAGACGGCTGACATCTCTGTCACATTCTTTGCTCCGGAGGAACCGG GAAAGTATCAGAGCCACTGGAAGATGCAGGATTCTGGTTACCAGTTTGGGCACCGAGTCTGGTGTCTGGTACAAGTAGAACCCAAACTGGTTCTGGAGCCAACCAAGTCTGAAGATTCACTAAAAATTATTGATGAAGAGACCAAGGAAGAAAAGAAG GAAGAAGTACCTGCAAGTCTGACAAATCATGCAGATGAAGACTTGACTGAACCCCAAGAAACAAATGAAACAGAGTTCCTGATTGAGAGAAGTCCTATCCAGTTGGAGCGGAAACCAGACAACCAGCCTTGTGAGACCATCACCAATGAGACTGTCCAGAAGCTGGAACAGGAATTGACCACAGCCGCTGCTGCGATGGCTCAGTTACAACTCGATGCCCAGCAGAAGCCTGCTGTGTCTGAGGAGACTGGTCAGGACCTGATGTCATTTGAAATGCTGGATATGTCTAGGGGATCTAACAAGATGTCACAGACTGCCACACCCAACAACACTCCCTTAG TTGTGTCACCTCCCAAGTCACCATTGCCAGAGGAAGGCAGTTTGTCCCGGACAAGCAGTGTGGAGCTTTTGAACCCTGAACACTTCTCGGACAAAACAGAGGTCATTGACAATGAGTTTGTGGAGAATTATATGAACAGTCTGCCCGTTCCTCAACCAG CGGAATTCCAATACACCTCTGAGGAGGATGAGAGTCTCAGTGAAGATGATGATTTTCTCATTGTACCCATGCCGGCATGTTTTGACTTCAGTAAGCCAGTTGTTAAACCACAGGTGTCGGAGAGTTCCTCAGACAATGAAACAATGGACAACTATCACAGAACACTGGACGACAACCATAACAACATCGTTGTCA TGTCTACACCCCCACTGGATCCGCTTGTCCCTTCACCAGCCGTTCCTGCAGTGGAAGAAAATCTCAGTCCGAAGATCCCTGAGAACCTCACAGCTCCTGCCCAGGGAGAATTCCAAGAGGAAGTCAGAACTGAGAGGGACATTGGCGCTTCAG GTAATCTTGATGTTCCTTCAACTAATACAGAAACAGGGGAAGTTAGTGCTACTAATACGACAGTTATTGAGCATGTGATCGAGACAGGAGATATCACTGCTACCCCAATCATGGGGCAATCTAGTGAGACAGGAGAGGCGACCAACACCAGGCTAGAGGAGCAGGTCTCCTCCTCTCAAGACACTACAGAGGTCAAAGAGGCCCTTCCACAGGAGGATGTGTGCACAGGGGGTGCTCACCATGGAGATCAGGACAAAGGAGATAAAGCTGCAGGCCATGAAAT GCCTGTTGCTGGTGAAATGGTGAATCAGATGGTAAGCACTGCCGTTAATGCAGCCAATCGTGCTGCTGCCAATGCCTACACTACTTGTAAAGAGGTCTTCTACACATGGCAGGCAAGAACTTATCAG AATGGTACTTCCCAGGAAAGGAAAGAGTACAAACCACCTAAGGCATCCTGGAAACCGAAAGCTGAAAAGTGGAGACCAAAGGAGGAAAGATGGGAGCCTAAGGCCACAGACTCGGGACCGATGAAGAAACTCATGGAGATGGGCTTCTGTAATCGACAGAGAAACCAGGAACTGCTCAACAAACACAACTCCGACTTGGACAAGGTTCTGTTTGAGCTTCTTAATCACTCGGACAATGATTGGATGCATAACAGGCACTGA
- the LOC125679204 gene encoding next to BRCA1 gene 1 protein-like isoform X1: MAGIILINISYEGDNEVSEIYKLHRQTRWVDLEAMLKAQFDCENMGVYYVDSEGDYIALSSQVELEEAFKVADQCHSTLYMRVRNFGSSPPRQRVETDATPINDDTELKLASVIPETLQQQDDKPEVLLQADEQLPKIQITVKTSEEKANSRQEKRDKPDDVDSQSEATPLFSVKKSKKRHSRDSDRKKSGHRHKEDSQSERKTEEAIPFPAFIKYMKELKKELHSEIVKDVTRKTVKHVLRGLDGAVLQSYKGGEATESQPKGATASSHQGVQEEADTSNSHPVYYHCGVECDNCNKVIVGARYKCCNCVDYDLCEECENISGVHDHTHVFIKLRRPIKFRQRGPLMKQILYKMYRPPSSAEESTEKEEMEETVRSGKEGKILAKIEKVQAKATMKQEKLKQKQEKAIEKLKMKLDVVKDMKAHFMGDLTIPDGTKIQPGTKFVKTWKIRNSGNIQWRRTTKLHNISGNLPTAYSDVDIPLLKPGETADISVTFFAPEEPGKYQSHWKMQDSGYQFGHRVWCLVQVEPKLVLEPTKSEDSLKIIDEETKEEKKEEVPASLTNHADEDLTEPQETNETEFLIERSPIQLERKPDNQPCETITNETVQKLEQELTTAAAAMAQLQLDAQQKPAVSEETGQDLMSFEMLDMSRGSNKMSQTATPNNTPLVVSPPKSPLPEEGSLSRTSSVELLNPEHFSDKTEVIDNEFVENYMNSLPVPQPAEFQYTSEEDESLSEDDDFLIVPMPACFDFSKPVVKPQVSESSSDNETMDNYHRTLDDNHNNIVVNSPSVDDILIASNSVSTPPLDPLVPSPAVPAVEENLSPKIPENLTAPAQGEFQEEVRTERDIGASGNLDVPSTNTETGEVSATNTTVIEHVIETGDITATPIMGQSSETGEATNTRLEEQVSSSQDTTEVKEALPQEDVCTGGAHHGDQDKGDKAAGHEMPVAGEMVNQMVSTAVNAANRAAANAYTTCKEVFYTWQARTYQNGTSQERKEYKPPKASWKPKAEKWRPKEERWEPKATDSGPMKKLMEMGFCNRQRNQELLNKHNSDLDKVLFELLNHSDNDWMHNRH, translated from the exons ATGGCAGGAATAATATTGATAAACATAAGTTATGAAGGAGATAATGAAGTCTCGGAAATTTATAAACTTCATCGCCAGACACGATGGGTAGACTTGGAGGCTATG TTGAAAGCCCAGTTTGACTGTGAAAATATGGGAGTGTATTATGTTGATTCTGAGGGAGACTAT ATTGCATTGAGTAGCCAGGTAGAGTTAGAAGAGGCTTTCAAG GTAGCAGACCAGTGTCATAGCACTCTTTACATGCGAGTGAGAAACTTTGGATCCTCTCCCCCCAGACAAAGAGTAGAGACAGATGCCACACCCATCAATGATGACACAGAATTAAAATTGGCCTCAGTTATCCCAGAAACCCTTCAACAACAAGATGACAAACCAGAGGTCTTGTTACAAGCAGATGAGCAACTCCCCAAAATCCAAATCACAGTTAAAACTAGTGAAGAAAAAGCAAACTCCAG ACAAGAGAAGAGAGACAAGCCAGATGATGTGGACAGTCAGTCTGAAGCTACGCCTCTGttt TCAGTGAAGAAGTCAAAGAAGAGGCACTCTCGAGATTCTGACAGGAAAAAGAGTGGCCATCGTCACAAAGAGGATTCACAGAGCGAACGCAAAACAGAGGAAGCTATTCCATTCCCAGCCTTCATCAAATACATGAAAGAG CTGAAGAAGGAGTTACATTCAGAAATTGTTAAGGATGTGACAAGAAAGACTGTTAAACATGTGCTTCGTGGTTTGGATGGAGCTGTACTACAGAGCTACAAAGGGGGAGAGGCTACAGAAAGTCAGCCCAAGGGGGCCACAGCCTCATCTCACCAGGGAGTTCAGGAGGAGGCCGACACCAGCAACAGCCATC CTGTGTACTACCACTGTGGGGTTGAATGTGACAACTGCAATAAAGTGATTGTGGGAGCCCGATACAAATGTTG TAACTGTGTGGACTACGATCTATGTGAAGAATGTGAGAACATTAGTGGAGTCCATGATCACACTCATGTCTTCATCAAACTCCGCCGACCAATCAAATTCCGACAGAGGGGTCCGTTAATGAAACAGattttgtacaaaatgtacAGGCCGCCATCATCAGCTGAGGAGAGCACAGAGAAGGAAGAAATGGAGGAAACAGTGAGGAGTGGAAAAGAGGGCAAAATTCTGGCCAAGATCGAGAA AGTACAAGCAAAAGCCACAATGAAgcaagaaaaactaaaacaAAAGCAAGAGAAGGCAatagaaaagttgaaaatgaaatt GGATGTTGTGAAAGATATGAAGGCACATTTTATGGGAGACTTGACCATCCCTGATGGAACTAAAATACAACCCGGGACCAAGTTTGTCAAGACCTGGAAAATCCGCAATTCTGGAAACATCCAGTGGAGAAGGACCACCAAG CTCCACAACATCTCTGGAAATCTGCCCACGGCATACTCTGATGTCGATATACCCCTCCTGAAACCAGGGGAGACGGCTGACATCTCTGTCACATTCTTTGCTCCGGAGGAACCGG GAAAGTATCAGAGCCACTGGAAGATGCAGGATTCTGGTTACCAGTTTGGGCACCGAGTCTGGTGTCTGGTACAAGTAGAACCCAAACTGGTTCTGGAGCCAACCAAGTCTGAAGATTCACTAAAAATTATTGATGAAGAGACCAAGGAAGAAAAGAAG GAAGAAGTACCTGCAAGTCTGACAAATCATGCAGATGAAGACTTGACTGAACCCCAAGAAACAAATGAAACAGAGTTCCTGATTGAGAGAAGTCCTATCCAGTTGGAGCGGAAACCAGACAACCAGCCTTGTGAGACCATCACCAATGAGACTGTCCAGAAGCTGGAACAGGAATTGACCACAGCCGCTGCTGCGATGGCTCAGTTACAACTCGATGCCCAGCAGAAGCCTGCTGTGTCTGAGGAGACTGGTCAGGACCTGATGTCATTTGAAATGCTGGATATGTCTAGGGGATCTAACAAGATGTCACAGACTGCCACACCCAACAACACTCCCTTAG TTGTGTCACCTCCCAAGTCACCATTGCCAGAGGAAGGCAGTTTGTCCCGGACAAGCAGTGTGGAGCTTTTGAACCCTGAACACTTCTCGGACAAAACAGAGGTCATTGACAATGAGTTTGTGGAGAATTATATGAACAGTCTGCCCGTTCCTCAACCAG CGGAATTCCAATACACCTCTGAGGAGGATGAGAGTCTCAGTGAAGATGATGATTTTCTCATTGTACCCATGCCGGCATGTTTTGACTTCAGTAAGCCAGTTGTTAAACCACAGGTGTCGGAGAGTTCCTCAGACAATGAAACAATGGACAACTATCACAGAACACTGGACGACAACCATAACAACATCGTTGTCA ATTCCCCTTCTGTGGATGACATATTGATTGCTTCAAATTCAGTGTCTACACCCCCACTGGATCCGCTTGTCCCTTCACCAGCCGTTCCTGCAGTGGAAGAAAATCTCAGTCCGAAGATCCCTGAGAACCTCACAGCTCCTGCCCAGGGAGAATTCCAAGAGGAAGTCAGAACTGAGAGGGACATTGGCGCTTCAG GTAATCTTGATGTTCCTTCAACTAATACAGAAACAGGGGAAGTTAGTGCTACTAATACGACAGTTATTGAGCATGTGATCGAGACAGGAGATATCACTGCTACCCCAATCATGGGGCAATCTAGTGAGACAGGAGAGGCGACCAACACCAGGCTAGAGGAGCAGGTCTCCTCCTCTCAAGACACTACAGAGGTCAAAGAGGCCCTTCCACAGGAGGATGTGTGCACAGGGGGTGCTCACCATGGAGATCAGGACAAAGGAGATAAAGCTGCAGGCCATGAAAT GCCTGTTGCTGGTGAAATGGTGAATCAGATGGTAAGCACTGCCGTTAATGCAGCCAATCGTGCTGCTGCCAATGCCTACACTACTTGTAAAGAGGTCTTCTACACATGGCAGGCAAGAACTTATCAG AATGGTACTTCCCAGGAAAGGAAAGAGTACAAACCACCTAAGGCATCCTGGAAACCGAAAGCTGAAAAGTGGAGACCAAAGGAGGAAAGATGGGAGCCTAAGGCCACAGACTCGGGACCGATGAAGAAACTCATGGAGATGGGCTTCTGTAATCGACAGAGAAACCAGGAACTGCTCAACAAACACAACTCCGACTTGGACAAGGTTCTGTTTGAGCTTCTTAATCACTCGGACAATGATTGGATGCATAACAGGCACTGA